Proteins from one Blattabacterium cuenoti genomic window:
- the rsmH gene encoding 16S rRNA (cytosine(1402)-N(4))-methyltransferase RsmH has protein sequence MYFRHLDYHHEPVLLKESIENLITDKNGIYIDATFGGGGHSYTILKKLNKRGILISLDKDKESIERNIIKDKRLHLFHSNFIHIRNILNQNNIKKVSGILADLGVSSLQIENPNRGFSNQLNCPLDMRMNQESSLSAKNVINECSGKELFHIFREYGDFKNAQKIVKKVLKKRFQKKIDNTFDLSNLFFVQGSFKKRKRFISRLFQSIRIKVNDEINVLKDFLLESSKVIRPGGRIAIISYHSIEDRVVKHFFKKGILINKINCETLPFRMIHKKVIKPSIQEIIKNTRSRSARLRIAEKI, from the coding sequence ATGTATTTTCGGCATCTTGACTACCATCATGAACCAGTTCTTCTAAAAGAAAGTATAGAAAATTTAATTACAGATAAAAATGGAATTTATATAGATGCAACATTCGGTGGAGGAGGACATTCTTATACTATTTTAAAAAAATTAAATAAAAGAGGAATTTTAATTTCTTTAGATAAAGATAAAGAATCTATAGAAAGAAATATTATTAAGGATAAACGTCTTCATCTATTTCACAGTAATTTTATTCATATACGTAATATTTTGAACCAAAATAATATTAAAAAAGTATCAGGGATATTAGCTGATTTAGGTGTTTCGTCTTTACAAATAGAAAATCCAAATAGAGGATTTTCAAATCAATTAAATTGTCCTTTAGACATGAGAATGAACCAAGAATCTTCTTTGTCTGCAAAAAACGTTATAAACGAATGTTCAGGAAAAGAGTTGTTTCATATATTTCGCGAATATGGAGATTTTAAAAATGCACAAAAAATTGTGAAAAAAGTACTAAAAAAACGTTTTCAAAAAAAAATTGATAATACTTTTGATTTAAGTAACCTTTTTTTTGTTCAAGGATCTTTCAAAAAAAGAAAAAGATTCATTTCCAGACTGTTCCAGTCAATACGAATAAAAGTGAATGATGAAATAAATGTTTTAAAGGATTTTTTATTAGAATCATCTAAAGTTATTCGACCAGGAGGTAGAATAGCTATAATTTCATATCATTCTATCGAAGACAGAGTCGTAAAACATTTTTTTAAAAAGGGTATTTTAATAAACAAAATTAATTGTGAAACTCTTCCATTTAGAATGATCCATAAAAAAGTTATAAAACCAAGTATTCAGGAGATTATAAAAAATACAAGATCCAGAAGCGCTAGGCTAAGAATAGCGGAAAAAATTTAA
- a CDS encoding penicillin-binding protein, protein MNRKRYILLYKSYLIGFLFIFIAALIIFNLFYIQNSSERYKKSVIEKTIRTNLIKAKRGNIYSSDNSILVMSVIRYDIHIDFRSISEKLFQENVHSLCNSLEYLFKKPKFFFYKKFQLEKKRGNRYFLLAKNLDYSLFKNLRKFPIFNKGQIRGGFIVEKKICRIHTLENIGKRTLGYDDHRGKAGLEGAFSKYLKGKDGKRLEQRISSKIWKPLKLKNEIDPEDGKDVYSTINTSFQDIAYHALLQELYISQADHGCVILMNVKSGEISAMINLEKTKRNTYEDLRNFSVWEGNEPGSTFKTMAILAALEDKKINLDMIVDVKGGVMQLRGKKIRDSHYNGYTEINPKKILELSSNVGIAKIIYDNYKNNPGKFIKHLCNWKLDKKIGIDIPGESIPFIPKPGGKNWSGITLPWMTFGYNIKLTPLQILTFYNAIANQGIMIKPLFIREVKYHGKSIKKYTKPIIMNPSIADKSSLIKIQDMLEGVVKNGTAKKYYNSEYPYAGKTGTTQLEYWIKGKRLTYNSSFVGYFPAKKPKYSCIVVISKPKKGYYGIEVAVPVFDKIAKSIYPKIEKKKFTEKKVIQKNLLKTIRKSKNFFGEKWVMPNLISLPGKEIIPLLENRGFHVKYQGVGKIVHQSVKIGRQLKKNQIIFLKLEE, encoded by the coding sequence ATGAATCGAAAAAGGTATATTTTATTATATAAATCTTATTTAATTGGTTTTTTATTCATCTTTATTGCAGCATTAATTATTTTTAATTTGTTCTATATTCAAAATTCTTCAGAAAGATACAAAAAATCTGTGATAGAAAAAACAATTAGAACTAATTTAATTAAGGCTAAACGAGGAAATATTTATTCATCGGATAATAGTATTTTAGTTATGTCTGTAATAAGATATGATATTCACATTGATTTTAGGTCCATATCTGAAAAATTATTTCAAGAAAATGTTCATTCTTTGTGTAACTCATTAGAATATTTATTTAAAAAACCAAAATTTTTTTTCTATAAAAAATTTCAGTTGGAAAAAAAAAGGGGGAACAGATATTTTTTGTTAGCAAAAAATTTAGATTATTCACTTTTCAAAAACTTACGAAAGTTTCCAATTTTCAATAAAGGACAAATAAGAGGTGGTTTTATTGTAGAAAAAAAAATATGCAGAATACATACATTAGAAAATATTGGAAAAAGAACTTTAGGATATGATGATCATAGAGGAAAAGCAGGATTAGAAGGAGCGTTTAGTAAATATTTAAAAGGAAAAGATGGAAAAAGGTTAGAACAGAGGATCAGTTCTAAAATATGGAAACCATTAAAATTAAAAAATGAAATAGATCCAGAAGATGGAAAAGATGTTTATTCAACTATAAATACATCTTTTCAGGATATAGCATATCATGCCTTACTTCAAGAATTGTATATATCTCAAGCAGATCATGGATGTGTTATTCTTATGAATGTAAAAAGTGGAGAAATATCTGCTATGATTAATTTAGAAAAAACAAAAAGAAATACTTACGAAGATTTAAGAAATTTTTCAGTGTGGGAAGGGAATGAACCAGGATCAACGTTCAAAACAATGGCTATTCTTGCAGCCCTGGAAGATAAAAAAATAAATCTTGATATGATCGTTGATGTTAAAGGTGGAGTAATGCAATTAAGAGGAAAAAAAATACGTGATAGTCATTATAATGGATATACAGAAATTAATCCGAAAAAAATTTTGGAATTATCTTCAAATGTAGGAATAGCAAAAATTATTTATGATAATTATAAAAATAATCCAGGAAAATTCATAAAGCACTTATGCAATTGGAAATTAGATAAAAAAATAGGTATAGATATTCCAGGAGAAAGCATTCCTTTCATTCCAAAACCTGGTGGAAAGAATTGGAGTGGTATTACACTACCATGGATGACTTTTGGATATAATATTAAATTAACTCCTTTACAAATACTTACTTTTTATAACGCTATAGCTAATCAAGGTATAATGATTAAACCTTTGTTTATTAGAGAAGTAAAATATCATGGAAAGAGCATAAAAAAATATACAAAACCTATTATAATGAATCCTTCTATAGCGGATAAGTCTTCTCTTATTAAAATTCAAGATATGTTAGAAGGAGTAGTTAAAAATGGAACAGCGAAAAAATATTATAATTCAGAATATCCTTATGCGGGAAAAACTGGAACAACACAGTTAGAATACTGGATTAAAGGTAAACGACTAACTTATAATAGTTCTTTTGTAGGATACTTTCCTGCTAAAAAACCAAAATATTCTTGTATTGTAGTTATTTCAAAACCAAAAAAAGGATACTACGGAATTGAAGTTGCGGTTCCTGTTTTTGATAAGATAGCTAAATCCATTTATCCAAAAATAGAAAAAAAAAAGTTTACTGAAAAAAAAGTAATTCAAAAAAATTTACTGAAAACAATTAGAAAATCAAAAAATTTTTTTGGGGAAAAATGGGTTATGCCTAATTTAATATCCCTTCCTGGAAAAGAAATTATACCTCTATTAGAAAATAGAGGGTTTCATGTTAAATATCAAGGAGTGGGAAAAATTGTTCATCAATCTGTTAAGATAGGACGTCAATTGAAAAAAAATCAGATTATATTTCTTAAACTAGAAGAATGA
- a CDS encoding UDP-N-acetylmuramoyl-L-alanyl-D-glutamate--2,6-diaminopimelate ligase: MKKKLKDLIQRVNVLKIMGENSSLIEGISMYSKIIQKNMIFVAKKGKITDGHKFITDAIKNGANTIVCEKLPYPLFQNITYVLVPDSMNALGIISSNFYDNPTKNIKLIGITGTNGKTSVATILHQLFSKMGEKNILISTMGIKILSNKYTSTTHTTPNIIEINKYLNLSIRKGCKYAFMEVSSHGIHQKRIEGLLFQGGVFTNITHDHLDYHESFDRYLSTKKFFFENLSEKAFALINLDDKNSDKIIKNILSKIYFYGLKKDANFKIKVLKKSIHGSQLLIDGHTIFTSLIGTFNIYNLLASYATAILLGGKKDSILKEIKNIKPIRGRFEQFLSNSGIRVIVDYAHNPDGLKTVLNTINEIKNDDSKLICVIGCGGNRDIKKRSLMGKIVYEKCDVSIFTSDNPREEDIEKILIDMKNFQSFLKKKSILTFVRRKKAIETAIRIAKKKDIILIAGKGHETYQDIKGKRFPFNDMKIAKDLLAIN; the protein is encoded by the coding sequence ATGAAAAAGAAATTAAAAGATCTTATACAAAGAGTTAATGTGTTAAAAATAATGGGTGAAAATTCTTCCTTGATAGAAGGAATTTCTATGTATTCCAAAATCATACAAAAAAATATGATTTTTGTAGCAAAAAAAGGGAAAATAACAGATGGACATAAATTTATTACAGATGCCATAAAAAATGGAGCTAATACTATAGTTTGTGAAAAACTACCATATCCCCTTTTTCAAAATATTACTTATGTACTTGTTCCTGATTCTATGAATGCTTTAGGAATTATATCCTCTAATTTTTATGATAATCCTACAAAAAATATAAAATTAATAGGCATTACCGGAACAAATGGAAAAACATCTGTAGCAACGATACTTCATCAGTTATTCTCTAAAATGGGAGAAAAAAATATTCTTATTTCTACTATGGGAATAAAAATATTATCTAACAAATATACAAGTACAACACATACTACTCCAAATATTATTGAAATCAATAAATATTTAAATCTATCAATCCGTAAAGGGTGTAAATATGCTTTTATGGAAGTGAGTTCACATGGAATTCATCAAAAAAGAATTGAAGGATTATTATTTCAAGGTGGAGTTTTTACTAATATTACACATGATCACTTAGATTACCATGAATCTTTTGATCGTTATTTATCTACTAAAAAGTTTTTTTTTGAAAATTTATCTGAGAAAGCTTTTGCATTAATTAATTTGGACGATAAAAATTCGGATAAAATTATAAAAAATATTTTATCTAAAATCTATTTTTATGGTTTGAAAAAAGATGCAAATTTTAAAATTAAAGTTTTAAAAAAAAGTATTCATGGAAGTCAATTACTCATTGATGGTCATACAATTTTTACGAGTTTAATTGGAACATTTAATATTTATAATTTACTAGCAAGCTACGCAACAGCGATTTTGCTAGGAGGAAAAAAAGATTCTATTTTAAAAGAAATAAAAAATATCAAACCTATCAGAGGGCGTTTTGAACAATTTCTATCGAATTCAGGAATTCGTGTTATTGTAGATTATGCTCATAATCCAGATGGATTAAAAACCGTTTTAAATACCATTAATGAAATAAAAAATGATGATAGTAAATTAATTTGTGTTATAGGTTGTGGAGGTAATAGAGATATAAAAAAACGTTCTTTAATGGGAAAAATTGTTTATGAGAAATGTGATGTATCTATCTTTACATCAGATAATCCTAGAGAAGAGGATATAGAAAAAATATTAATTGATATGAAAAATTTTCAATCATTTCTCAAAAAGAAATCTATTTTAACTTTTGTCAGAAGAAAAAAAGCTATTGAAACTGCAATTCGAATTGCAAAAAAAAAAGATATTATTCTAATTGCTGGGAAAGGACATGAAACTTATCAAGATATAAAAGGAAAACGTTTCCCATTTAATGATATGAAAATTGCTAAAGATTTATTAGCAATAAATTAA
- a CDS encoding FtsL-like putative cell division protein: MKMKNNMRKNIKDILKGKFLVKDYAYRSWNFILFLTFLSLISITSSHMMDRKIRKINKISEEIKELKSEYANLHSKCMKMQLASFLKKKLVNELKYLEEPPYELILENKQEK; this comes from the coding sequence ATGAAAATGAAAAATAACATGAGAAAAAATATAAAAGATATCCTAAAAGGAAAATTCTTAGTCAAAGACTATGCCTACCGTAGTTGGAATTTCATTCTTTTTCTGACATTTTTATCTTTAATCAGTATTACTAGTTCACACATGATGGATAGAAAAATTAGAAAAATAAATAAAATAAGCGAAGAAATTAAAGAATTAAAATCTGAATATGCAAATTTACATAGTAAATGTATGAAAATGCAATTAGCTTCTTTTCTTAAAAAAAAATTAGTGAATGAATTAAAATATTTAGAGGAACCTCCATATGAATTAATATTAGAAAATAAACAAGAAAAATAA